The sequence GCGGCCGGTTTCCTCGAGGCTGATCTCGATGCCCTTGAGGCGCGGCTCGTAGCGCTCGATCAGCCGCTTGAGCCGCTCGGCGTAGCGGGCGATCGGCGCGCCGCCGGCCGCCAGCGCCGGCGTCTCGGGCATCGCGATGTCGATCAGCGCGGTACCGCCCTGCTCGGCCAGCCACTCGCGGCTGCCGACCAGCCACTCGAGCTGGTCCAGCACCGCCTGCGGCAGCATCGCCTCGCGCGAGCGGGCCCGCGGCGGCGACAGGCGTTCGAACAGGAATTCCATGGCGTGCTTTCCCCTGCTGCGGCGGCAGGCCGGATTCGGCGGCCGGTCGGCCATCGAACGCAGGTCGGGCTTCATGCCCGACAGCGAGCTCGATCGCCGGCGCTGTCGGGCATGAAGCCCGACCTACGGTGATACCCGACCTACGCCGATACCCGACCCGCCGAGCGCCGTCGATCAGTCGGTGAAATCGCCGATCGGACGGTTGCGCGCGATACTCCAGCCGGCCGGCACCACGCCGGCCGTCTTGGTATCGGCCAGCTGCACCGTGTACTTCCACAGGATCTCGGTGAAGTTGAGCTTGAACTGCTCGGTCGGCATGTCGTCGGGGTTCGACTGGAACTGGATCTCGCTGATCATGGCGTCGCGCAGGGCCATGGTCAGGATGTTCGCGGTCTTGTCGCCCGAGTTGCGCATGATGTAGATCATGGTCGGCTGGGTCTTGCCGGCGCCGAGCGGCTTGGCGCGCAGGCACAGGTCGAAGAACTTCACCGACAGCTTGTCGACGTACTTCACGCAGGTGAACTCGGTGATGATCGGCCGGCCCGAGGTGCGCGCCGAGTTCGACACGTCGGTGGTCATCTGCTGCTTGATGCCCTGGTGGATCGAGACCAGCTCGATGAAGGCGTTGCCGCTGAAGGGAATGGCCGGGGTGCCGTCGAAGTTCTGCACCGTCGGGTCGCCGCCCGAGCCCCAGTCGGTGGTGTTGACCAGGCTGCCGCCGGTCGCCCAGCCGTTCGCGCCGCCGCCGCCGGGCCCGGTGAACAGCGTCGCGTCCCCGGGTTGTAACAGGATCAAGTCCATGGTTCTGCCCTTTTCCTAGATTCGTAGATGGGGATGGCCGGGATCAGGCCGGCAGCTCGGCGACCAGCCGGATCGAGGTGGTGAGTTCCTCGAGCTGGAAGTGCGGGCGCAGGAACAGGGTGGCCTTGTAGCTGCCGGGCTTGCCGGGCACCTCGGTGACGCTGATCTTGGCCGCGCTGAGCGGATAGGCCGCCTTCACTTCCTGGGCCGCGTTCTCGTCGAGCAGCACGTACTGCGCGATCCAGGTGTTGAGGAAGGCCTCGACGTTGCCGCGGGTGAGGAAGGAGCCGACCTTCTCGCGCATGATCACCTTGATGTAATGGGCGAAGCGCGAGGCCGACAGGATGTAGGGCAGCATGGCCGAGATCTGGGCGTTGGCGTTGGCCAGGTCGGTCAGGTACTTCTTCGGCTGGTTGGCGCTCTGGCCGCCGAAGAAGGCCGCCTTGCTGGTGCCCTTGCAGTGGCAGATCGCCATGAAGCCCAGATCGTTGAGCTCCTTCTCGCGCCGGTCGGTGATCGACACCTGGGTCGGGCAGATCATCTGCACGTCGCCGTCGTCGCTCTTGTAGGTGTAGACCGGCAGGCCCTCGACCAGGCCGCCGCCCTCGACGCCGCGGATCGCCGCGGTCCAGCCGTACAGCGAGAAGGCGTTGGTGATGCGCTCGGCCAGGATGAAGGCGGCATTGCCCCACAGGAAGTTGGCCGCGGCCGGCACGATCACGCCGTCCTCGTCGACCGGGCGCGGCGGGCTGCCGGGCGGCTGTGCGGCGCTGACGTCTTCCTTGTAGTTGACGCCCTCGCACGGCAGCGTGTCCGGACCGTAGGGCAGCCGGATCAGCACGCGCGGCAGCGCCAGCGTGACGTAGCGCGAGTCCTCGCTCTGGCGGAAGGCGCGCCAGTTGGTCAGCTCGATGCTTTCGAAGATCTTCTGCAGGTCGCGCGGCTTGGCCAGGCTCTCGAAGCTCTCGAGGTCGAACAGCTTGGCGTAGGCCGAGGCGATGAAGGGCGCGTGGCCGGCGGCGGCCACTTCGGCGATCTTCGACAGCAGCGTCATGTCGTCCGGATGGCGGCCGAACTCGTAGTCGCCGACCAGCATGCTGAACGGCTGGCCGCCGTAGGTGCCGTACTCGGCCTCGTAGATCATCTTGAACAGGCCGCTCTGGTCGAACTCGACCGCCTTGGTCAGGTCGTCCAGGAGATCCTTCTTCGAGGCGTTGAGCACGCGCAGCTTGAGCATCGTGCTGGTCTCGGTGCGCGAGACCAGGTAATGCAGGCCGCGCCAGGTGGCCTCGAGGCGCTGGAAGGCGGCCGAATGCATGATCACGTCGAGCTGCAGGCCGAGCGCGCGGTCGACTTCGGCGACGCGGTCGTCGATCAGCGCGGCGGCGCCCTTCTGGTGGGCGGTCTGCAGCGGGGCGGCGACGTCGACGGCGAACTGGCCGAGCAGCTCCATCAGCGTCTCGGTCGACTCGGCGTCGAGCACCAGGCCGGCCGGGCCGACCAGGTCGGCGACCTTGCCGGCCGGCGTCACCTTGCCCCAGCTCTTGGGCTCGGCCGTCGCATCGAACAGACCGACCAGCTCGGTACGCGCGGCGGTGCCGTCGCTGCCCATGTCGGTGACCAGGTCGAGGTAGGCCGCCAGCGGGCCGGCGATCTCGGCCTTGGACTGCAGGAAACGGATGCGGGCGCGGCCGTCGTACAGCGCCTTCATCGGCGCGACCTGCTGGATCACCGCCACCGGGCTGAAGTCGTCCATCTTGTGGAACGCCAGCACGCCGGCCAGGTTGCCGCTGCCGCCCGGCAGCACGTTGGGCAGGGTGCCGACCTTGACCTGCGGCGCGATGCCCTCGAGCACCTTGTTGAAGTTGTCGCGGTCGATCTCGACGAGCTTGCGCTCCTTGAGCGGCGGCAGCGGTTCGGCCAGGAAGTCGCCGTTCAGTTCGGCCAGGATGCCGACGATGAAGGGCAATTCCTTCTTCTCCAAAGCGCCGCCGGTTTCGACGTCGTAGGTAATGCGCACACGCGGTGGACGAACCCGCATCAACTTGTCCTGGATGCTTCCCAACATGGTTTCTCTGCTCCCGTTTCCTGAAAACACCACATCGACCGCGACGCGGCCCATGCGGACAGGCGCGCCGTTCTGGAAAAGCTGGACCGCACCGCACTGGGCGGCCGAACCACGCTGTGCAAGCGGCTGGCCGTGGGTACGGGAACAGGCTTGCGACGGGGCTCCTTGATACAAGTCCCGTGCCAGGTCGTGAAAAAATTACAAAGCATTGATTTCATTGAACCCGACGATACGGACGGATCGGCGGGCGGGTGGTTTTCGACCCACCCGCCGCGAGCGGCGCGGGGTATTCGCAAGGCGGGACGCGCTCCGTAGCGGTAGGACGGATTTGCCGCAGCCTGGGTCGAAAACGACCCACCCGGGCGTGCGGCAGGGATGCATCGCACCGGGTGCGCGAGGATGCCGAACGGACCAGCGCGAAATGGACGGGAAACCGGGGAGGCGCGCGATGCGGCAAAGCCTCCCGTGCAGGGGAAAGGGACGGTGCGCGATCGACAGCAAGGGGGCATCCCAAACGAAACGGGCCGCGATGCGGCCCGTCCAGGGAGAAAGGAGAAAGCAGCGATCAGGCCGGCCTGGCCGCCCGCCAGATCCGCCGCCCGGCGATCTCGACGCACTCGAGCTGGCCGCGCCCGACCAGCGCATCCAGCGCGCGCTCGGTCAGCTCGGGGCTTTCCTCGCCCGCGGCCCAGTCGATCCACCAGCGGTGGATGCCTTCGAGCGTGTCGGCCGCCTGTGGGCGGATCGTCAGGTAGCGCAGGATGGCCGCGGCCACCGCTTCGACGGCATCGAGATCGGGTTCGGCGTCGGTCATGG is a genomic window of Chitinimonas koreensis containing:
- the tssC gene encoding type VI secretion system contractile sheath large subunit: MLGSIQDKLMRVRPPRVRITYDVETGGALEKKELPFIVGILAELNGDFLAEPLPPLKERKLVEIDRDNFNKVLEGIAPQVKVGTLPNVLPGGSGNLAGVLAFHKMDDFSPVAVIQQVAPMKALYDGRARIRFLQSKAEIAGPLAAYLDLVTDMGSDGTAARTELVGLFDATAEPKSWGKVTPAGKVADLVGPAGLVLDAESTETLMELLGQFAVDVAAPLQTAHQKGAAALIDDRVAEVDRALGLQLDVIMHSAAFQRLEATWRGLHYLVSRTETSTMLKLRVLNASKKDLLDDLTKAVEFDQSGLFKMIYEAEYGTYGGQPFSMLVGDYEFGRHPDDMTLLSKIAEVAAAGHAPFIASAYAKLFDLESFESLAKPRDLQKIFESIELTNWRAFRQSEDSRYVTLALPRVLIRLPYGPDTLPCEGVNYKEDVSAAQPPGSPPRPVDEDGVIVPAAANFLWGNAAFILAERITNAFSLYGWTAAIRGVEGGGLVEGLPVYTYKSDDGDVQMICPTQVSITDRREKELNDLGFMAICHCKGTSKAAFFGGQSANQPKKYLTDLANANAQISAMLPYILSASRFAHYIKVIMREKVGSFLTRGNVEAFLNTWIAQYVLLDENAAQEVKAAYPLSAAKISVTEVPGKPGSYKATLFLRPHFQLEELTTSIRLVAELPA
- a CDS encoding Hcp family type VI secretion system effector, with translation MDLILLQPGDATLFTGPGGGGANGWATGGSLVNTTDWGSGGDPTVQNFDGTPAIPFSGNAFIELVSIHQGIKQQMTTDVSNSARTSGRPIITEFTCVKYVDKLSVKFFDLCLRAKPLGAGKTQPTMIYIMRNSGDKTANILTMALRDAMISEIQFQSNPDDMPTEQFKLNFTEILWKYTVQLADTKTAGVVPAGWSIARNRPIGDFTD